Part of the Vigna unguiculata cultivar IT97K-499-35 chromosome 3, ASM411807v1, whole genome shotgun sequence genome, GTACTTATATTATCAGTTCTTCAGTATAAATGTAAATTAGAACAACGACATTGGAATTGGAGACCAAAATGGTGTGCTTAAACTTAATCAAactttttcattcaataaacAATCAAACTTTTACAATGCATTATGGATTTTTCATCAACAACGAAAATAAGATTATATTCAatacataaacaaaacaaacccCCCAAATTAACACCTTTATCTTGTTTTCTAAAATCATGACAGATTTTTCTAAACTCAGAATTTTGATCATTTGCCCATACATTTCTTCCATTGTTTTATTACATTACATTATCTGTCAAACAAGGCAAAATAATTGACTTTTATGGGTCAAATAATATAAGACTTTGATTAATTTAGTAACAAAATGTCACTACTTTAAACATcacaaaataaaacttatttataaatcTCTTTagttagaaattttattttgttaagaatatatattttttatataatcaaGATAAATTACTGAAAATCAATGTCATCCTACTTTATccaaaaatattgattatcCTCTTATTAACACATTAATGTTCATAATTAATCACTTAAAGAAGGTGATCctttttacaaacattaatatTGATTGTtagtattttagtaattattaattttaacatttgtgATACACAtaaggaagaaaataaatacttaaaagttaaaagaaggGATTATTTCTCAATATATCAACTGAATACACATAACACATTTGCACCACTTTTCAAACTTATATTGATCGATGTGAGTCTTCTATTATCATCTTGCTTTAACATTTTTACTGAAATTGATCCCAAATTTTTTACTACACTTACCATAGGCGAAATATAATCGAAATACAATGTTAATTTTATGGTGGCAAATGCTTGTTAAAAAACATATGTAACGAATTATGTAATGGTAGGTAACAGTAACGGTAACGGTAACAGGGTAACGATAACGGTAACAGAAATGATAATGGTAACGGTAATGATAATGATAACGATAACAGTAACGATAACGATAACGAGGTAACAGGTATCCGGTAACAGTAATAATAACGGTAACGATAACGATAATGGTAACGGTAACGATAACGGTAACCGTAACGAGATAACAGGGTAACAGTAAAGGTAACGATAACAGTTACGGTAACGATAACGGTAACAATAACGATAACAATAACGATAACGATAACAATAACGGTAACAATAACGGTAACAATAACGATAACGATAACAATAACGGTAACAATAACGATAACGGTAATGGTATCGGTAACAGTAATGATAACGGTAATGGTAACTATAACGATAACGGTAACGGGGTAAGGATAACGGTAACAGTCACGGTAATGATAACGACAATGATAACGGTAACGGTAATGGTAATGATAACGATAACGATAACGGTAACGATAACGATAACAGTAACGGTAATGGTAACGATAATGAAAACGGTAACGATAACGGGTAACCGGTAACGGTAACTTAACGGTAACAATAATGATAACGATAATGGTAACAGTACTATAACGATAACGTAATGACGATAAAGGTAATGGTAATGGTAGTCCCCTGTTCGATACTTGGTCAGTGTTTTGTTCCTGtactttcaaaatcattatttttaatccCTATTGATTGACggtattaaaaataacaaacgaTGTGTCACgtgttatttaacttttttataaaaaaatatagcgTCCACCAAGCCGACGTTTTTCACAAACTGAAAAAGAAATGCTTTTGATTATTGAAAtttgaacttaatttgaaaatgatCCCTGATTGAAACTTGATAGATTACAcattgaataataattatataataaataataataatcataatacattgattataatattattattatataacaataataatatataattattaatagtattattatataattagtaataatattaaaataaaggcttaaatatacatttggtccctatttttgttgattttattcaatttgatctctattttcattttatgttcaattaggtcctcattttcgtcaaattgtggtcaatttggtccttttcacgtgtttaaatagttaacgtttttgaacagtacatgccacgtgtaagttcctggtttttttgattttttaaaaattttttaaaaaattttttaattttttttaattttttaattttctttaaattttttaaattttaaaaaaatgatccacgtgtcaagtcacaattgtgccacgtgtcaatgctagtgccacgtgtcagtttctggtagtattatttttttttgttcaatttagtccctatattcgttatttttattcaattcagttcctatattcgttatttttgtttaatttagtcccaaattttgttaaaataaaaccatttaatttttaaaattgacattattattacttattttttaaatttaattgtaaattataatatttaattattaattgaatataatttttagattcaattgttaaatagaatataattatttaaatataattaaaatataattattaaaattttaaaaatatatattaacatttgtaaaatttacatttaaatttaaaatatttaatatttttattgcattttagatattaaaatctaaaatattttatatgtaaatgttaattttacaaatattagtttatttttctaaaatattttgaatatttacaatatttttatatatcaattttaaaaatattctagaatataaatattagaaaaaaaattaataattatattcttataatattttaaataattatattctatttagaaattaaatataagaatttattcaatttataattaaatttaataatttataattgaatttaaaaaataataaatttaaaggtcaattttagaaaagatattaatataatttgtataaaagatattaaatttagtgttttgaaaaggataaaattgatttattttaataaaaattggaactaaattgaacaaaaataacgaatatagggattaaattgaacaaaaaaataatactaccacaaattgacacgtggcactagcattgacatgtggcacaactgtgacttgacacgtggatcatttttttgaaattaaaaaaatttaaataataaaaaaaaattaaaaaaattaaaaaaaattaaaaaaaattaaaaaaaaattaaaaaaaattaaaaaaaccaggaactgacacgtggcatgtactgttcaaaaacgttaactatttaaacaccgttagtgaaaaggaccaaattgaccacaatttgatgaaaatgaggacctaattgaacataaaacaaaaatagggaccaaattgaataaaatcaacaaaaatagggaccaaatgtatatttaagcctaaaataaataataatataataactattattaatattaatattaataataattatataataataatatatcagtaataatagtaataatataaataataattaaatattaatatcaataataataataattaataataatattatttataattaatattattaataatactccaataaatatatattcaactTTTTACGATACTATGGTATACACACGCtaatatgcattttttaaatatgaatgatattaTCTTTTAGTAAgtgataatagtgtaatgttattaagttaatatataaaataaatttatatttattaaaactgaagtaaaatgtttaaaatagagtgaaatgaatagaaaaattaattgttgatgaataaaaaaagaaaaaatgataaacaattttatagataataggtaaaaataacaattaattttaaaaattttaataaataattgtattgtAAAAGATataattggtattatgaaatgtggacacaaaagagaaaatcctTTTTATATATCGTTATAGATGAATTAAACATGAATACATAAATGTACCGTATATcgttaaaagtaaattaaaattaacaattttagcTCAAATTacgtataaaaaataattaaatttattttttaagaatttcttATAACTTAGTTGCTAATCTATTCCTAGGATGTTCAAGTATCTCCATGGACTATGTCTCTTTCTTTCTAAACATTAATACACTAAAAATCCAGTTCAAATTTaacctgatttttttttttaatgatttaaccTAAGTTGTTTTACGTACTTTTGGAACAAGTCCATTTGGACCCAAACCAGCTTATGTTGGTGGGGAATTGAAacaaaacaaagacaaaaaaaaaatgaaagcacAATAACAGGCCGAGCCCAATTAGGTGACATTGCAGAGGAAAAAGGTTATGGCTTCCTGCACCGCTAGAATCATTAACTGCACCTGCAAAATAATAGGAAAAGATTCAAACATCCTTCACTCACCCATGCACCAAACATACTAAATAAACAAACCTCACTATTTTGTCTAAAAAACGTAAAAAACATAACTATCTCTACAACTAAGCACACACACTTTTATCATAACAACAACGAACGTAAGATAAATTAAGCTATTGAATCAAGAAACTTTAGATGAAAAGAAAACGTAAATACTATATGCAGAAAAATATGGTTTTGTTTAATAACCATTGACTGAAATCTTGTTTGGTTTGGGGTTTTATTGGGTGGAAATATAGGGTAGTGAATGAGCTTGTAGGAGAGCAATGTTGACTTGTTTCAAGAAACTCGATCATGGTTGTGCCCGTGACCCACTTGCATTTTAATAACCAGTCTAGTTCACAAAAACCAAAATTACCTAACCAAGACTTTTGTGACCACAAACATCTCCTCGTAGCATTAATATaactagtttttaaatttaagttgcAGAAGTTTTTTCTTGATACCAGAACGACTTTAAATGGTAGAGACATTTGGCACTTTAAGACTTTCGTAATTTCGTAAATTGGATAAggtaaaaagtaaaagaaagaaagtgtATTAGTAGAATGATAGTGGGCTATTCCAAGTCACGAACTTTGAAGGTGGTGGATGAGAAGAGGTAAAATGGTCCCAGAATTACCAATCTTTAAAGTTCTGCGATACCCATGTTTGGTGAGTGGTGTATAAACACATGTGGGCATAAAATAGCAagtataaagaagaaaagtccTAAAAGAAGGAGGAGCAGAAATGatggttatttattttaaaaacgaATGAATCAGAATGATACTTGTGGAATTTGGTTGGTTGATGATTTGGATTCTTGTCTTTAAGGGCAGCGTGTGGCCCAGAAATCATTGACGCAAAATATGGAGCTACGATCTGATATGATGAATCGTGAATcatcttgttttgtttttgtttttttggccGACAATTGTCAACAGATCAAAGTGACACACTTTTCTTAATGCCTCATGTGAAATCGACCTACCGAATCAGCGTCACACACTACTTCTCTACCCGTGTCTCTCCAATTGCATTTTCTCaggataattaaaatttgtcgtCACAGGTTAGTTAGAAGTCCCACACCACTAAATTAAACTCAAATTCTTGTAATAACTTTCTAGTTTTGCACAGGGGGTGAGGTCACTCGCCACAATCTTCTCTGTCAACAACATTGTGTCTTACTTCAAGGTTCTATATAAGGTTCAACATGTTTGGATCACAGAcagaatataattttgaaaatattatatttttgttcaatttcaagaaaaaaaaagttatcacCCGTTTGGATTGAAAATTGTAACGCGATTTTTGCGTAATTCCACCTAATTAACAAACACAACACCGCACTAATGGCGATGCATATGATATGATTCATGTGTTACacttacacacacacacactctctctccCTCTCGTATGTTTCATTACAACAACTACTACTACATAAAACTTTACGTATAATAATATTGACACTACGATAGGGAGACGTAGGTAACGTCGGTGACGGAGGAACAGTGATAAAAAACATGGTTAGTACGACATTGACGTACATGttggaaagaaaaaacaaaccgTAAAAAGCAAAACAAAGCATTGCAGCAGCAATGGTTGAAAAAACCAAGCCAAGGCACCAAagcaaaccaaaaccaaaacctcTTAACTCCGTGTCataatttctctctttctttttcggTTTCCTAGGATATGCTGCCACCGTTCGTTAACTCTCCGGTTGCTCTCCGCCGGCGATGAGAGACCATGCAAGAGACGCTTCTCACTCTCCCTCTCTCACACCACCAAGACATCCACATTCGGGCCAAGAAGAAAAAGCCGCAGCAACCGGGAACCGGACATAGCAGCAGCAACAGCAGTAGCAGCGGCGGCGGCGGCCACTCCACCACTCGCGTGTCGCGGCGCGTGAGTCCTGTCGGGGAGAAGTCTCTGCCGAACGGGGACATCTACAGCGGCACCCTGTCGGGGAACGCGCCGCACGGCACCGGGAAGTACCTCTGGTCCGATGGGTGCATGTACGAGGGGGAGTGGCGAAAGGGGAAAGCTTGTGGCAAGGGGAGGTTCTCGTGGCCCTCCGGCGCCACCTACGAGGGGGAATTCAAGTCGGGTCGGATAGACGGGTTCGGATCCTTCATCGGCGTCGACGGCGACATGTACAGAGGGTCCTGGGTGGCCGACAGAAAGCACGGGTTCGGCGAGAAACGATACGCTAATGGGGATGTGTATGAAGGTTGGTGGAGGTGCAACTTGCAGGACGGGGAGGGGAGGTACACATGGCGGAACGGCAACGAGTACGTGGGGGAGTGGAGGGGTGGTGTGATTTCGGGGAAGGGGGTTCTGGTGTGGGCGAATGGGAACCGTTACGAGGGGTTTTGGGAGAATGGCGTGCCTGTGGGGAAGGGTGTTTTCACGTGGTGTGACGGGAGCACGTGCGCGGGGAACTGGGGGAAGGAGTTTATGGAAGAGGCACgtgaggagaagatgaagaggaGTTCGGTGGATGGGTGTAGGAGTGTGAGCTTTCCCAGGATTTGTATTTGGGAGTTGGATGGAGAAGCTGGTGACATCACCTGCGACATTGTTCACAATGCTGAGGCTTCTCTGTTCTACAGGGATGGCACCACTGCCAGTGAGTCCGAGAACGGTGGAGATGATATCATTATTGATAATAACAATGGGTGTGGGGTTTTGCAGAAGAGTCCTTGTTGGTCTCTTGATGGTTCTGGTGGTGAGGTTAAGAAGCCTGGTCAAACTGTGTCCAGAGGGCACAAGAGTTATGATCTCATCCTTAATCTTCAACTGGGTATCAGGTATCGTTGGTTTTTGCTTTTGGAGTTTGCTATTTTTGGTTTCATTTCAGCTTTTCATTAAGGTGTTTTTGTTTTAGATACACTGTTACCAAGCATGCTGCTATAGTGAGAGAGCTTAGACCGGGGGATTTTGATCCCAAGGAGAAGTTCTGGACGAGGTTCCCACCTGAAGGCTCTAGGTTTACGCCCCAGCATCATTCAGTGGACTTCAGGTGGAAAGACTACTGCCCCATGGTGTTCAGGTCTGAACATTAGCGATTTTCTTTgctttgaatgtttttttttttcttagtgaGGAAGGTTTGAGTTATTGGTTGTGGATGGTATACTAATTGTGTCTGTGTCTTGGTGGGTACttgttggttggttggttgggtATTTAGACATCTAAGGGAATTATTTGCCATAGATCCTACGGATTACACGCTTGCTATTTGCGGAAGTGACTCACTTAGGGAGATGTCTTCTCCGGGAAAAAGTGGAAGCATCTTTTATCTTACTCAAGACGACCGCTTCATAATTAAGACTGTCAAGAAGTCTGAAGTCAAGGTTAGTTACTTGAATGCATTCATTAATTTGAAGACACTAGACAGAACTATAGACAATGTTAATTGAGTGAGGTGAAACTTTGCTTTCAGCTTTGGTTGGTTACCTTGTTATTTTCTGGGTGTTCAATAGTAATTTTTCGCTGTCCATGTCAGGTGCTCATTAGGATGCTTCCAAGCTACTACCAACATGTTTGTCAGTACAAGAACTCTTTGGTGACTGCATTCCTGGGCGTGCATTGTGTCAAACCTGTCGGAGGTCAAAAGGTATGGTTTGAGATTTGAGTTTTGTTGCAGTAATTAAGATGGCCTTTTTAGCATCTATAATGCTTGTCAAAATGTAATGCAAAGTTGTGATACCATGGATGAAACAGACCCGGTTTATTGTAATGGGCAATGTGTTTTGCTCCGAGTACCGGATCCACAAGAGGTTTGACCTCAAAGGTTCTTCTCATGGTCGAACAACGGATAAGCCAAGGGAGGAGATTGATGAGACTACCACTCTCAAAGATCTTGATCTTAATTTTGTCTTTCGCCTAGAACAGTCTTGGTTTCAAGAGCTTATACGGTAtagattttcattcttttattttctggGTTTTCCTTTTGTGTTTTCTTACTTAAGAGTTGGTCCTAACTTTTATGTAATGGCTTTTTGTTTAGGCAAGTCGACAGAGACTGTGAGTTCTTGGAAGCAGAGGGAATCATGGATTACAGTCTTCTAATCGGGCTGCATTTTCGTGATGATTGTTCGGTTGACGAAATGAAAAGTTCACCACGCAATTCATATTCAGGTAtttatttgtatagtttttgttgttttttggttCCAAATCCTGGAGGGGTATAAAATCTTGTGTGTTACTGATTTACCAGGCAAGAGAGACATGCTTGACGATGAGATGCTCACATGCCggtatgttttttttctctcctttattcacATTTGAGTTTCCCTGTCGTCACAAGTGTATATAATTAAACTGTTCACAATATCTTGCATTTTTCTTTCACTGTTTAATAGTATTTAACTGAGGACAATGGTTGAAGATCTAGAGAAATCTTGACGCGGTTTGTGTCAGTTTGTGGCTTGAACTATTAATGTCACTTCCAACTCAGCCTTCGGTGTACAAATACAGTCAAACAGGAGAATCTGGATTGTTTTAAGTATACACCAATTCTAAGTTAATAAATGTTACTCCTATATGATTCATAGGGGAtagcatttttgtcttttaacaCCGTTCTCTTGTTCTGTACCCGATGGTATCCGTGTGTCGTGTCCTTGAGGTTTATTGAACATGGTCCCGGCTCTAGAACTAGCAGAGAGATTAAATGCTTTCTGTTTATACACATTTCAATTTGGCCCATGTGCCTGCAAAATGCCAAGAAGATGTGGCCGCAAGTTGGGTACAAACAAATCACTAGCTGGTGATGAGCATCATATTTGCAACTCTCTAGTCCTATCCATCTATGACTTAGGTGTGACTTGTTGATTTCTTTTTAAGAATACCATCGCAATGGCTGAGAATTGAAATGCATCGAAAGTGACCTGAGTCGTCGTACTGCATAAATTGGAGTTAGTTTTTTTCTGACATTTCAAACAAACGCTGGTGGGgtctttttgattttttttaggtgAGGGCACTGCTTTCTTTTCAACAGCCAAATGGTAGCTGACAGGGATTTTGATGGATCAGAATGTTTTCTAGGACACCAGACTCGTGAgatgtattttcattttttgtataGCACCATTCCATTTCAACCCCTAGAGAGTATAAAAAATCTAGTCACGTCTAGGTAATAAACTATTAGTGTTTGTTGTTTCTTCTACAAATTGAACCAACCAACCAAAATAAACTTAAgtaattttgtttatgtttggtCCCCTTCATGACATCTGCATAGGATCCAAATAACGTTAATTGTTGATGTTCCAGGGGACCTCTGATCCGGTTGGGAATGAACATGCCTGCGAGAGCTGAGAGTGTGGGTAGTGGAAGTGGGAATTCTTGTTGTATCCCTTCAGAGAGTAACAACAACAGCAGCAGCAAGATATCTGATGTGATCCTCTACTTTGGTATCATTGACATTCTCCAAGACTACGATATAAGCAAAAAGATAGAACATGCATACAAGTCGCTACAAGTGGATTCCACCTCTATCTCAGCCGTTGATCCCAAGCTATACTCGAAAAGGTTCAGGGATTTCATACACAGAATCTTTGTAGAGGATAAATGAGTAATGAAATGATGGTGTTGTTGGAGGCTTGCTAAGGTGACACACTCCATGCAGCAAGGGTGGTTGTTGTTGATGGCTAAATTTTTCTCATAGCCATTGCAATTGCAAAGTTGAAAATTGAAAGGGACGGGGGGAAGAGGAGTTTGGACAGGAATGACACTTATTTTCACTTTTGTTGGGAGGGGAGAGAGAGATTGTCACAGTAGCATGTGATGAGAGTTCTTTATTTGGATTGCTTTTGTTATGGATGTAGACATTGTGGGGTGTGGAGAGAGATTGAAAATGAGGCGGAGAGGGGGTTAATAACTGTACAGACAGTCAAAAAGATTGATAATAGAATTGAATTGAACATAGATTTTTGGTTGGAGGACTGAGAAAAGAGATGGTATACCTGTTgagcaagaaagaaaagttCAGAGAGGGCCCCCCTTCTCTCTTTGTGTCTCTGCGATGTGCGTTCAAACGggtttttttaaaacttttttcagTAGCAATGCATAAAAAGAAGTGAAAAGCAGAAGAGAGAAAAGGAAGAGGTGGGTGTTTCGTTGGTTGTTGATGTCCCTTGCAAAAACGAAGTTTGAAAAAAGCAGAATAACAATAATACAGTGTTATGGTAATGTCCCTTTTACTTGTTTTGAACAATACACAGAGGAGGATGCAAAGAAGACGACAAAAC contains:
- the LOC114178038 gene encoding phosphatidylinositol 4-phosphate 5-kinase 1-like codes for the protein MQETLLTLPLSHHQDIHIRAKKKKPQQPGTGHSSSNSSSSGGGGHSTTRVSRRVSPVGEKSLPNGDIYSGTLSGNAPHGTGKYLWSDGCMYEGEWRKGKACGKGRFSWPSGATYEGEFKSGRIDGFGSFIGVDGDMYRGSWVADRKHGFGEKRYANGDVYEGWWRCNLQDGEGRYTWRNGNEYVGEWRGGVISGKGVLVWANGNRYEGFWENGVPVGKGVFTWCDGSTCAGNWGKEFMEEAREEKMKRSSVDGCRSVSFPRICIWELDGEAGDITCDIVHNAEASLFYRDGTTASESENGGDDIIIDNNNGCGVLQKSPCWSLDGSGGEVKKPGQTVSRGHKSYDLILNLQLGIRYTVTKHAAIVRELRPGDFDPKEKFWTRFPPEGSRFTPQHHSVDFRWKDYCPMVFRHLRELFAIDPTDYTLAICGSDSLREMSSPGKSGSIFYLTQDDRFIIKTVKKSEVKVLIRMLPSYYQHVCQYKNSLVTAFLGVHCVKPVGGQKTRFIVMGNVFCSEYRIHKRFDLKGSSHGRTTDKPREEIDETTTLKDLDLNFVFRLEQSWFQELIRQVDRDCEFLEAEGIMDYSLLIGLHFRDDCSVDEMKSSPRNSYSGKRDMLDDEMLTCRGPLIRLGMNMPARAESVGSGSGNSCCIPSESNNNSSSKISDVILYFGIIDILQDYDISKKIEHAYKSLQVDSTSISAVDPKLYSKRFRDFIHRIFVEDK